One genomic region from bacterium encodes:
- a CDS encoding peptidase S9, whose amino-acid sequence MGDDRVGRGLAAPGPRRLPAALASLVLAAVFFPGQASAQYFGRNKVQYETFDFRVLRTDHFDLHYYPPATEAAADAARMAERWYGRLAGVFGHDLTGKTPIILYADHPDFQQTNVIEGMIGEGTGGVTEALRERVVMPLTGVYRETDHVLGHELVHAFQYDLASSPQGGGLSGLSRLPLWVVEGLAEYLSLGRDDPHTAMWLRDAVLRGDMPTIEQLTRDSRYFPYRFGHALWAYIGGRWSDSTAAVLFRAATHQGWGPALARVLNTTSAELSAEWHAAIRSAYFPLIQGRTAPADVGQRLIAVEEPGDMNLSPVVSPDGRYVAFFSERGLFTVEIWVADAQTGEVVRKLAGPASDAHFDAISFMNSAGSWSPDGRRFAFVAIAEGDNQLAILDVASGRVERRIGVPGVGAISGPAWSPDGRSIAFSGMAGGISDLYVLDLESGDVRQLTRDRYADLQPVWSPDGRTLVFVTDRGDSTDFSRLSYGTLRLARIDAAGGEIELLPGFEGAKHISPAFSPDGGSLYFVSDREGFSDIYRLALDSGELFQVTRVATGVSGITALAPALSVAAQTGRLVFSIFENRGYAIHALDPEEAVGTPVAPDKATTVASVLPPTTAETQVGAYLADPLAWLPPPGDYEEVSYRPSLGLDYIGAPTIGVSTGSFGTFLGGSTALYFGDMLGNRVLAVSAAAAGTLKDLGGEAFYINRARRWNWLAGGGRVPYLTGFTTLETVPVQVDGQVLLGRRISQYRSRTYYDQAVVGTQYPFSTTRRFELTGGYVHVGFDNEVEEVITVGGSEVARSTRSLPAPEGVHLGQVAAAFVGDNSYFGFTSPISGSRYRFEVSPRFGSLSFGTLLADWRRYLFRAPFTLALRGVHYGRYGPDADSDRLGPLFLGEQTLVRGYEIGSFRASECSGTVDCPEFDRLVGSRLAVANLELRVPLFGTERYGLIDFPMLPTELSVFLDAGAAWTGEEGVTLEFARRSPDRIPVFSTGLSARFNLFGYLVLEAYYAYPFQRPDRGWHWGVQIAPGW is encoded by the coding sequence ATGGGTGACGACCGAGTGGGCCGCGGCCTCGCCGCGCCCGGGCCGCGGCGGCTGCCGGCGGCGCTCGCCTCGTTGGTCCTCGCGGCCGTCTTCTTCCCGGGACAGGCATCCGCTCAGTATTTCGGACGCAACAAGGTCCAGTACGAGACGTTCGATTTCCGCGTCCTGCGGACCGACCACTTCGACCTGCACTACTACCCGCCCGCTACAGAGGCGGCGGCGGACGCCGCGCGGATGGCGGAGCGCTGGTATGGCCGCCTGGCGGGTGTGTTCGGACACGACCTGACGGGCAAGACGCCGATCATCCTGTACGCCGACCACCCGGACTTCCAGCAGACGAACGTGATCGAAGGGATGATCGGCGAGGGGACGGGCGGCGTGACGGAGGCGTTGCGCGAGCGCGTCGTCATGCCGCTGACCGGCGTGTACCGTGAGACGGACCACGTGCTGGGCCACGAGCTGGTGCACGCGTTCCAGTACGATCTCGCGTCGTCGCCGCAGGGCGGCGGCCTGTCGGGCCTGAGCCGCCTGCCGCTGTGGGTGGTCGAGGGGCTGGCGGAGTACCTCTCGCTCGGGCGCGATGATCCGCACACGGCGATGTGGTTGCGCGACGCCGTGCTGCGGGGCGACATGCCGACCATCGAGCAGTTGACGAGGGACTCGCGCTACTTCCCGTACCGCTTCGGCCACGCGCTGTGGGCGTACATCGGCGGGCGATGGAGCGACTCGACGGCGGCCGTCCTCTTCCGCGCGGCGACACACCAGGGCTGGGGCCCAGCGCTGGCGCGTGTGCTCAACACGACGAGCGCCGAGCTCTCCGCGGAGTGGCACGCGGCCATCCGCTCTGCCTACTTCCCGCTGATCCAGGGCCGCACGGCCCCCGCCGACGTGGGTCAGCGGCTCATCGCCGTGGAGGAGCCGGGCGACATGAACCTGTCTCCCGTGGTGAGCCCGGACGGGCGCTACGTCGCCTTCTTCTCGGAACGCGGGCTGTTCACGGTGGAGATCTGGGTCGCGGACGCGCAGACGGGCGAGGTCGTGCGCAAGCTGGCGGGCCCGGCGTCGGACGCACACTTCGATGCGATCAGCTTCATGAACTCCGCCGGCTCGTGGTCGCCGGACGGGCGGCGCTTCGCGTTCGTCGCGATCGCAGAGGGAGACAACCAGCTCGCGATTCTGGACGTAGCGTCTGGCCGGGTCGAGCGACGGATCGGCGTGCCGGGTGTGGGCGCCATCTCGGGCCCCGCGTGGTCGCCAGACGGCCGGAGCATCGCGTTCTCGGGCATGGCCGGCGGGATCAGCGACCTGTACGTGCTGGATCTCGAGAGCGGCGACGTGCGCCAGCTCACGCGGGACCGGTACGCGGATCTCCAGCCGGTGTGGTCGCCGGACGGCCGGACGCTGGTCTTCGTGACCGACCGGGGCGATTCGACCGACTTCTCGCGCTTGAGTTACGGCACGCTGCGCCTGGCGCGGATCGACGCCGCAGGCGGCGAGATCGAGCTCCTGCCCGGCTTCGAAGGCGCGAAGCACATCAGCCCGGCGTTCTCGCCGGATGGCGGGAGTCTGTACTTCGTTTCGGACCGCGAGGGGTTCAGCGACATCTATCGGCTCGCGCTGGACAGCGGCGAGCTCTTCCAGGTGACGCGCGTCGCCACGGGCGTGAGCGGGATCACGGCGCTCGCGCCGGCGCTGTCCGTTGCGGCGCAGACCGGCCGGCTCGTGTTCTCGATCTTCGAGAATCGCGGCTATGCCATCCACGCGCTGGACCCCGAGGAGGCCGTGGGCACGCCCGTGGCTCCGGACAAGGCCACGACCGTCGCCAGCGTGCTGCCGCCGACCACGGCGGAGACGCAGGTCGGTGCGTACCTGGCCGATCCGCTGGCATGGCTGCCGCCGCCGGGGGATTACGAGGAGGTCAGCTACCGGCCTTCGTTGGGCCTCGACTACATCGGCGCGCCCACGATCGGCGTGAGCACGGGCAGCTTCGGCACGTTCCTGGGTGGGAGCACCGCCCTGTACTTCGGTGACATGCTGGGCAACCGCGTGCTGGCCGTGAGCGCGGCGGCGGCCGGGACGCTCAAGGACCTCGGCGGGGAGGCGTTCTACATCAACCGCGCGCGGCGCTGGAACTGGCTCGCGGGTGGCGGGCGTGTGCCGTACCTGACCGGGTTCACCACGCTGGAAACCGTGCCGGTGCAGGTGGACGGCCAGGTCTTGCTGGGTCGGCGCATCTCACAGTACCGCTCGCGCACCTACTACGACCAGGCGGTGGTCGGGACGCAGTACCCGTTCTCGACGACGCGCCGCTTCGAGCTCACGGGCGGGTACGTCCACGTGGGCTTCGACAACGAGGTCGAGGAGGTGATCACGGTGGGCGGTTCCGAGGTCGCACGGTCAACACGCAGCCTGCCGGCGCCGGAGGGGGTGCACCTCGGACAGGTCGCCGCCGCGTTCGTGGGCGACAACTCGTACTTCGGGTTCACCTCGCCGATCTCGGGTTCCCGCTACCGGTTCGAGGTGTCGCCGCGCTTCGGGTCGCTCTCGTTCGGGACGCTGCTCGCGGACTGGCGCCGCTACCTGTTCCGCGCGCCGTTCACGCTCGCGCTGCGGGGCGTGCATTACGGCCGCTACGGCCCGGACGCGGACAGTGACCGGCTGGGCCCCCTCTTCCTCGGTGAGCAGACGCTCGTGCGCGGCTATGAGATCGGATCGTTCCGTGCCAGCGAATGCAGCGGCACCGTGGACTGCCCCGAGTTCGACCGCCTGGTCGGCAGTCGTCTCGCCGTGGCGAACCTCGAGCTGCGGGTGCCGCTGTTCGGCACGGAGCGTTACGGCCTGATCGACTTCCCCATGCTGCCCACCGAGCTGAGCGTGTTCCTGGACGCGGGCGCAGCGTGGACGGGCGAGGAAGGGGTGACCCTCGAATTCGCGCGCCGCTCGCCGGACCGCATCCCGGTCTTCAGCACGGGGTTGAGCGCGCGGTTCAACCTGTTCGGCTACCTGGTGCTCGAGGCGTACTACGCCTACCCCTTCCAGCGGCCGGACAGGGGCTGGCACTGGGGGGTCCAGATCG